The bacterium genome window below encodes:
- a CDS encoding PQQ-binding-like beta-propeller repeat protein — protein MRPLLMLRLLALGAGLVLVGCGSSDGGASWPQWRGPGGLGISSAEELPVHWDSNGEGIKWSARIDGTGTSSPIAVGDRVILTSAKAVGNRVELQVHSFDLNSGESLWQTTVARRKREKMHRMNSSAGPTPVSDGHHTFAYFGSHLAALDAGGKPVWVNEIDPAYLKEARYAAGSSLILAGDLVIVLRDRERVAEELVGWITAYDKATGELVWKNQWDDSCCSYVTPLAIGGGSESEAAELFVVLAGYVVSFDPKTGEALRREDQVIAQPVASPVVEDDLICVASGAHAHRQARCWEVVEEGGKTSWKLLWEISKWVPDTSSPILLNGRLYLLTEKGILRCLDARTGKMLWQKRLERSGYRASLLAGAGKLYATGETGAVSVISLDDGQTIAVNYLPEARYVASPAVAGECLLIRSASELHCVNGTDGPSQSEAA, from the coding sequence ATGAGACCTTTGTTGATGCTGCGGCTGCTTGCCTTGGGCGCCGGGCTCGTGCTTGTGGGTTGTGGATCGAGCGATGGCGGAGCCTCGTGGCCGCAGTGGCGCGGTCCTGGCGGGCTGGGTATTTCCAGCGCCGAGGAGCTGCCGGTTCATTGGGATAGCAACGGCGAAGGCATCAAGTGGAGCGCCCGGATTGATGGTACCGGCACGTCTTCACCGATCGCGGTCGGTGACCGAGTCATCTTGACCAGCGCCAAGGCCGTCGGCAATCGGGTCGAGCTTCAGGTGCACAGCTTCGACTTGAACAGCGGTGAGAGCCTTTGGCAGACGACGGTGGCGCGCAGGAAGCGGGAGAAGATGCACCGGATGAACAGCTCGGCGGGTCCGACTCCGGTGAGTGACGGGCACCACACGTTCGCTTACTTCGGATCCCATCTCGCGGCGCTGGATGCCGGAGGCAAACCGGTCTGGGTCAACGAAATAGATCCGGCCTACCTGAAGGAAGCGCGGTACGCGGCCGGGTCGTCGCTGATCCTGGCCGGTGACCTGGTGATCGTCCTTCGAGACCGTGAGCGCGTAGCCGAAGAGCTCGTCGGTTGGATCACGGCTTACGACAAGGCCACCGGTGAGCTGGTCTGGAAGAACCAGTGGGACGACAGCTGCTGCTCGTACGTTACGCCGCTGGCGATCGGCGGCGGGAGTGAATCGGAGGCTGCGGAGCTTTTTGTCGTTCTGGCGGGATACGTGGTGTCGTTCGATCCGAAGACGGGTGAAGCGCTTCGGCGCGAAGACCAGGTGATCGCCCAGCCGGTGGCGAGTCCGGTCGTGGAAGACGACCTGATTTGCGTTGCCAGCGGCGCCCACGCCCATCGCCAGGCGCGTTGCTGGGAGGTGGTCGAAGAGGGGGGCAAGACCAGCTGGAAACTGCTCTGGGAGATCTCGAAGTGGGTGCCCGACACCTCGTCTCCGATCCTGCTGAACGGGCGGCTCTATCTTCTGACCGAGAAGGGGATTCTGCGGTGTCTCGACGCACGGACCGGCAAGATGCTCTGGCAGAAACGCCTCGAACGATCGGGCTATCGCGCCTCCCTCCTGGCGGGTGCCGGCAAGCTCTACGCCACCGGCGAAACCGGCGCGGTATCGGTGATCTCTCTCGATGATGGACAGACCATTGCGGTCAACTACCTGCCTGAGGCACGCTACGTGGCTTCGCCGGCGGTCGCCGGAGAATGCCTCCTGATCAGAAGTGCGAGCGAGCTGCACTGCGTTAACGGAACCGACGGACCATCCCAATCGGAAGCGGCCTGA
- a CDS encoding xanthine dehydrogenase family protein molybdopterin-binding subunit has translation MSTRSFGQRITRNEDPRLLTGRALFVDDVELQDMVHVAFVRSPFAHARLGAIDTQRALGREGVIAVYTAEDLGDYWQPGPLLVPPPPIEGIRFNQRTQVPLAKGKVHHVGEPVVMVVAENRYVAEDAVAEIFVRYEPLDAVVDLEAALEEGAPRVHDDLDTNEAARVFQQKGDYESARAEADVVLARRFTYDHGVAAAMENRGVVADWDDRGQRLTMWDTTQAPIPIRNGIAAMLGLSESQVRVIAPFIGGGFGPKIMMFYPEEVLIPWASVALQRPVKWIEDREENFVATTHERGQIHDAEIAVTRDGKILGVKDTFLHDTGAYAPYGLTVPINSQCTLLGCYDVPNYASEFTAVFTTKPIVTPYRGAGRQHGVFVMERLLDIAARELGIDRAEIRRRNFLAPESFPVNHEIIYQDFAPLVYDSGNYEPILDQALEKIGYQKFIQETQPALRAQGKLVGIGVVAYVEGTGIGPYEGARVQVQASGKVAVATGIGTQGQGHMTSFAQVVADQVGVDVRDVEVTTGDTDLFHWGAGTFASRGAVVAGNAIHAAAKAVRKKILAFAGRELEVAETDLELVDGKVRVKGVPGKELPLGELALKANPMRGAVEPGTEPGLEATDYFGPERGATAAGVHAMIIEIDPESLDVEIQRYVVVHDCGEVINPLILDGQIHGGVAQGIGNAFYEEVVFSEDGQIMNASFMDYLLPTALDVPRIESGHQTTPSPLNPLGIKGAGEAGAIPVGPLFAQAVEDALAESGIEILEIPLKPCRLWELTRAQQD, from the coding sequence ATGTCGACTCGTAGCTTCGGCCAACGCATCACTCGCAACGAAGACCCGCGGCTTCTGACCGGCCGCGCGCTTTTTGTGGACGATGTCGAGCTCCAGGACATGGTCCACGTGGCGTTTGTTCGCAGCCCGTTCGCTCACGCTCGTCTCGGAGCCATCGATACCCAGAGAGCCCTGGGGCGGGAGGGAGTCATCGCGGTCTACACGGCCGAGGATCTGGGGGACTACTGGCAGCCGGGGCCGCTTCTCGTGCCGCCGCCGCCGATCGAGGGAATTCGATTCAACCAGCGCACCCAGGTGCCCCTGGCCAAGGGCAAGGTGCACCACGTCGGCGAACCCGTGGTGATGGTCGTGGCTGAGAATCGCTACGTTGCCGAGGACGCGGTGGCCGAGATCTTCGTCAGGTACGAGCCGCTCGATGCGGTGGTGGATCTCGAGGCGGCGCTCGAAGAGGGCGCTCCGCGGGTCCACGATGATCTCGACACGAACGAAGCTGCGAGGGTCTTCCAACAGAAGGGCGATTACGAATCCGCGCGGGCCGAGGCGGACGTGGTTCTGGCCCGTCGCTTCACCTACGATCACGGCGTCGCGGCCGCGATGGAGAATCGCGGCGTCGTCGCCGACTGGGACGACCGCGGCCAGCGGTTGACCATGTGGGACACGACCCAGGCTCCGATTCCGATCCGCAACGGGATCGCGGCCATGCTCGGGCTCTCCGAGAGCCAAGTGCGCGTGATCGCGCCATTCATCGGCGGCGGTTTTGGGCCCAAGATCATGATGTTCTACCCGGAAGAGGTGCTGATTCCGTGGGCCTCGGTGGCGCTCCAGCGACCGGTCAAGTGGATCGAGGATCGGGAAGAGAACTTCGTCGCAACCACCCATGAACGCGGCCAGATCCACGATGCCGAGATCGCCGTGACCCGAGACGGCAAGATCCTCGGAGTCAAGGACACGTTTCTTCACGACACGGGCGCCTACGCTCCCTACGGCCTGACCGTCCCGATCAACAGTCAGTGCACGCTGCTGGGGTGCTACGACGTTCCCAACTACGCCAGCGAGTTCACGGCGGTGTTCACGACCAAGCCGATCGTGACTCCGTACCGTGGCGCGGGGCGCCAGCACGGCGTCTTCGTCATGGAGCGGTTGCTGGATATCGCGGCGCGTGAGCTCGGGATCGACCGCGCGGAGATTCGCCGGCGCAACTTCCTCGCCCCGGAGTCTTTTCCGGTCAATCACGAGATCATCTATCAAGATTTCGCTCCGCTGGTCTACGACAGCGGCAACTATGAGCCGATTCTGGACCAGGCGCTGGAGAAGATCGGCTACCAGAAGTTCATACAAGAGACCCAGCCGGCGCTGCGGGCCCAGGGCAAGCTGGTCGGCATCGGAGTGGTCGCCTACGTCGAAGGGACCGGAATCGGGCCCTACGAGGGGGCGAGAGTGCAGGTCCAGGCTTCCGGGAAGGTGGCGGTCGCCACCGGGATCGGCACTCAGGGCCAGGGCCACATGACGTCGTTTGCCCAGGTGGTCGCCGACCAGGTGGGCGTCGATGTTCGCGATGTCGAAGTCACGACCGGAGACACGGACCTGTTCCATTGGGGCGCCGGTACCTTTGCGTCTCGAGGTGCCGTGGTCGCTGGAAACGCGATCCATGCCGCCGCCAAGGCGGTGCGCAAGAAGATCCTGGCGTTTGCCGGCCGGGAGCTGGAAGTCGCCGAGACCGATCTCGAGCTCGTGGACGGCAAGGTGCGAGTCAAGGGCGTGCCGGGCAAGGAACTGCCGCTGGGCGAGTTGGCGCTCAAGGCCAATCCGATGAGGGGAGCGGTAGAACCCGGAACCGAGCCCGGTCTGGAGGCTACCGACTACTTCGGACCGGAGCGAGGCGCCACCGCGGCGGGCGTACACGCCATGATTATCGAGATCGACCCGGAGAGTCTGGACGTCGAGATCCAGCGCTACGTCGTCGTGCACGACTGTGGCGAGGTCATCAACCCGCTCATTCTGGACGGTCAGATCCACGGCGGCGTCGCGCAGGGAATCGGCAACGCGTTCTATGAAGAAGTCGTATTCAGTGAAGACGGTCAGATCATGAACGCTTCGTTCATGGACTACCTGCTGCCGACGGCGCTCGATGTGCCACGTATCGAGAGCGGTCACCAGACCACACCTTCGCCGCTCAACCCCCTGGGCATCAAGGGGGCCGGCGAGGCCGGTGCCATTCCGGTGGGCCCGCTGTTTGCCCAGGCTGTCGAGGATGCGCTGGCCGAGAGCGGAATCGAGATCCTGGAGATCCCGCTGAAGCCCTGTCGACTGTGGGAGCTGACCCGGGCCCAGCAGGACTAG
- a CDS encoding metallopeptidase family protein — MSVRDFEQAVRQALERIPSDLQEAIENVAVTVENEPSVDDLLSVGLDPDTDTLLGLYQGVPLLERGPSTYGLDLPDRIVVYRRPLLELCADREELLTEIRDTVVHELGHYFGLPEEELP; from the coding sequence ATGAGCGTTCGAGACTTCGAGCAAGCGGTGCGCCAGGCGCTCGAGAGGATTCCCAGCGACCTCCAGGAGGCGATCGAAAACGTCGCGGTGACCGTAGAGAACGAGCCCAGCGTCGACGACCTGCTCTCCGTAGGCCTGGATCCGGACACCGACACGCTCCTCGGCCTCTACCAGGGGGTGCCGCTACTCGAGCGCGGCCCCTCGACCTACGGCCTGGACCTGCCCGACCGCATCGTCGTCTATCGCCGGCCGCTGCTCGAGCTGTGCGCCGACCGCGAAGAGCTCCTCACCGAGATCCGCGACACGGTGGTCCACGAGCTCGGCCACTACTTCGGGTTGCCGGAGGAAGAGCTGCCGTAG